The following coding sequences lie in one Kamptonema formosum PCC 6407 genomic window:
- a CDS encoding 4Fe-4S dicluster domain-containing protein — MGKLFNELKQDILYQHGMNACLNCGVCTAVCPAAEFNDYSPREVMNICQSESDDWIEELLKSDKIWYCGQCFSCKTRCTRGNSTASVILALRRLSVRHGYFAESEKGRQQLFAKRVFGENVLKRGYTLLAENITPAHFPELGENWEYYYEHREEMREWWDVPMDLENSAGSHRVIPEKDMEELRAIYKATGAIELMDAVEKGMEKKLGSKEEVEKYWENWVETADSRNYEIDDK, encoded by the coding sequence ATGGGCAAATTATTTAACGAACTTAAACAAGACATCTTGTATCAACACGGCATGAATGCTTGCCTAAACTGCGGCGTATGCACAGCAGTTTGTCCGGCAGCAGAGTTTAATGACTACTCTCCTAGAGAAGTGATGAACATTTGCCAATCTGAATCTGATGATTGGATTGAAGAGTTACTTAAGTCCGACAAAATTTGGTATTGCGGGCAATGTTTTTCTTGCAAAACGCGCTGTACAAGAGGCAATAGCACCGCCTCAGTTATTCTTGCCCTGCGCCGACTTTCCGTTCGTCACGGTTACTTTGCCGAGTCGGAAAAAGGCAGACAGCAATTATTTGCTAAGCGAGTATTTGGGGAAAATGTATTGAAACGAGGCTATACCTTGTTAGCTGAAAATATCACCCCTGCCCACTTTCCAGAACTCGGAGAAAACTGGGAATACTATTACGAACATCGAGAAGAAATGCGCGAATGGTGGGATGTGCCAATGGATCTCGAAAATAGTGCAGGTTCCCACCGAGTTATTCCCGAAAAGGACATGGAAGAATTGCGGGCAATTTATAAGGCTACCGGGGCGATTGAGTTAATGGATGCCGTAGAAAAAGGCATGGAAAAGAAACTAGGTAGCAAAGAAGAAGTAGAAAAATACTGGGAAAACTGGGTAGAAACTGCTGATAGCAGAAACTACGAAATAGACGATAAATAA